The window ATGTCATCGATTTTCATGTCCGTTTCCAGCAAAAATTGCTTCGCCTTCATCAGCCGGTATTTCGCAATATACTCCACATACTTCTCTCCAACTTCTTCTTTGAAGGTACGGCTGAAGTGGCCGTTCGACATGTTCAAGAGCCCGGCGAAATATTCGATCGAAAGCTCCTCATTATAATGCTCATGAATATAGTGCAAAATCTCTGAAAACTGCTTTGCACGCTGATCAGGCTCCTCAGTCCGAAATAAGACACTGTGAATGTCCTGGAAACAGACTTTCAGTTCATCCCACGTCATACAACGATTGAGCCGCTCGAACAGATCTGAAAAGAACGGTACGTTAAAATCGTTATGCTCGGTTTCTACTGCGCGGATCCATGTATTGAGAACGTCGGTACATAAATATTTAACCTGGATGGCAGTGGCATTCTTGCGTATTCCCACTTCGAGCATATCGAACGCAGATTGCAGCAGCTTATCATACTCCCGCGTCTTGAATTGGTTGAAGATACGGTTGACATCTTGAACGGATAAGAAGCTTTCCCACTGCGTTCGATCCCCTACATTCGGTCCACGACATATCTCCACGTCGGAATCAAGTCCGCGATTCTGCAGCACGGACAACGCGAGCTTATACGACTCATGCAGCTCCTCGGTAGCGTTCACCGTCTTCCCGATTCCAATCGTCGCTTTAAAGTATTCGCTGTACGGTTCCAGCAAGAGACCGACAATGTTCGCGGCCTCCTCGGCTCCGAAGTGCAGAAACGGGTCATGCAGCACCACACACGCCATCACATCCGGCTTCGTTTGGCAGAGCCAGACCAGCGATGGCGACGATTTGACTATGCGTTCTTTGAGTTCCATGAATAAGAAAGACTTCGACGTCTCAGACAGCCGTTCATAGGCGGGCGAATTGTAGTGAAACGCAATGCAGAGAACCGTGCGCATCGCGTTCTTGTTATACGTAAACTCGATTTCCTTCGCATAATATTCAATGGACAGTGCGTCCCGATATTCGCCCAGCAGAATCTTGGTTACGAAAAGCTCCTGCAGGACGGGGAACATCCCACTCACCCTTTGGGACAGCTCTTTATTTTCTTCCGTAATTTCCTTTATCGGACGATAGACGCGACGGCTTAAATAGTAGGACACGAAGCTGCCCACCACGAGGAAAAAGACGAGAAACGCCCAACTAATCACCCGTGTGATGTACGCTGGCTTCATCAGGGTACGCAGATCCGCGATGCTCACGTAATACCACGAATCGTCGAAGCTAGATTTCACAAATGACATTGCGACTTCGCTCGTAATGAGAAATTGAGACCCCTTGGAATTTGCGCGTGTATGTTCCAGCACCGCCTTCGCTTCCTTCTCTGTCAAACCAACCTGATTCATGATGAGACCTTGGCTGCTCGCAATTGCCGTTCCTGTCACCCATTTTTCCGGAATACTGATCTGCTCTTTGACCTTGTCCTCAGCGAAATCGACAACCAAATACACATCGGGCTTAACGCTGTTAAACGGATAGCTCATTAAGGCGGACATGCCGATTGTACTCGGATCGGTAAAGTCCATCATTTTTTTGCCTGTAAAATGGGACAGGTACGCCTTTCTTTGCTTCTCGTCAAGCGGATATGTGAAATCAAAGTAATACCCTTTGTCCGTATAAATATCGACATCGACAACCAGATCGTGATTCACAAAATATAAGAATACCTTTGAAACCAATTTATCGGATTGAAGCTTCATCAACTGCTCTCTGAGAAAATAAAGCTGCTCCGCACGCTGTTGGTTTTCACGCGAATCGTCCACAGTACGGAGCAGACTCGTTAAATTGGAAGAGCTGAGCATGTTAATCATATTTGTCTTGAGCGAATCTAATGCGGTGTCCGTTTGCTTGGAAAAATGGCTTATGATGACATCGTTGAGCTTCTCTGCATCCTTCTCGATCGTACGGACCACCAGAACATGTGCCATCAAACTGGCAACAATAACCGGCATGAGGATAACGATGAAATAGGTGGTAAAAAGCCGCCAAAAAAGGGCGAATCGGAACTTATGTACCTTAGAAATGCTCAACACGATCGCCTCCCGCCCCCTGTAACGTTCGCAGTGATGGCATTACGAATAACTAGCTTGTCGCGTTCTCAAATTTCCTTAATAGAGATGATACTGCTGTTTCATCTGTGCGAATTCCCGACTTTCGTCCCGAAATTGCTCCAACAACACCGAAACATCTAATGGATCTTCACGGTACACCTTATCCCCGCACAATAAATCAATAAAAGGCCTGGATCCCTCTTTAAAAGGTGGCAGGAAAGAAAATTGCTCATAGTTACGCTTAATGGTATACATCAGTGTGATAGCTGTCTCCAAAGGACGAATCGATCGGGTATCCAGTATATGAAGCTGAACGCCGCTGCATGACTCTCCCTGAAATTTGGAAAAGGTCGGTTTAAAATAGACCGGACGAAAAATGACCCCAGGCAAATTCTTTCTGTTCATCTCATCCGCCAGTTGTTGAGCGTCGATGAACGGAGCTCCTACAATTTCAAAAGGAACTGTGGTTCCTCTTCCTTCAGACATGTTGGTGCCTTCAAATATACAAGTGCCGGGATACAGTAATGCCGTGTCAAACCGAGGAATCCCCAAAGAGGGCATCACCCAGTGTCGACCGGTATCAGTGAACTGCATCTTCCGCTCCCACCCCTGGGCACGTATCACATGCAGATCACAATGCCAGTTCATCTGATCGTTAGCCATGGTGGCCACCTCACCGACAGTCAGACCGTAACGCACACAAAGTGGATAATTACCAACAAAAGATTGATAATCCTGCTTTAAAATGTTACCTTCTACCGTCACCCCATCCAGCGGGTTGATCCGGTCCAAAATGACAAATGGCTTGCCTGCTTTCGCACAATCTTCCAGCGCATATAGCATCGTATAAATAAAAGTGTAGTATCGTGTACCCACGTCCTGAATATCATAGACGACCATATCTACCTCATCCAGCATTTCCTGACTCATGCGCTTGGAATCCTTACGGTACAAGCTATATACCGGCACCTGTGTGATCGGGTCCAGATACGTTTCTACCAAGGCACCTGCTGCTTGATCTCCACGCACACCGTGTTCCGGTGAAAACAGAGCTGTCAGATTGAAATTCTCATGCAAAATTTGAATCGTGGATACGAAGTCATTGTTTAAGCCGGTAGGTGCTGTAATGAGTCCCAAACGTTTCCCTTTAAATAGATGAGTGTACTGCCCAATGCAATCGATACCGTTTCTGATCATAGCTGCCTCCCAAATTTTATTTGCCGAGTGAGTTATGTAAATCTCCCTTGGGCAATGTAGCAAACTAGGCCAAAATTGAAGGTTACCTTCGGTTTACCCACCCAAAAGCAAAGTTGAGAAAACCTCTAACGAGGCCATTTATGAATGAGCAGCCGCGTATAGAGGTTGATTTTATTCTTATAATTCAGTTTTGATAACACGCATATTTTCTTCTGGAATCATGAAGGTTTGTGCATATTCTTTTCTGGCTTCAAGGCCTCGGACTCTCATCAAATGTTTGTAGTATTCCAAATACTTGAACGACTTGCTGCCGATTACGAACCAATGCGTGGAAACAGCCTTCACCCATAGATCGAATGCTTCTTGATCGTAGTCGACATACACATACGGACGATAGTCGACGGCGTCCTCCCAGTTCTCGGCATAATACAACCTCTGTGCAAAATGTGCTGGAAGCTCCCGCTCAAACGTCGGCAAGGCGGCAAAATAGCGGGCATCATTGACGATGCGGTGCGTTGTCATATGATCCTTGTGCATGCTGTTCTTCCAATGCGTAATAATGACGTTGGGACGAACTTGACGAATAATATCGCATACGCGAAAACGCATTTCTTGGTTATCCTGCAGCTCGCCGTCAGGAATATCGTCGAATACGAACGCTTCCCCGCCCAGCATCTCGGCAAAGGTTTTCGCCTCATTCACTTTCTGCACACGATATTCAGCCATATCTTGTCCTGCCGGGACGCCGCGTTCGCCTGCTGTCAACGCCAGGGTTGCAATGCGGTCCCCCTTCAAAGAGTGACTTGCAAGTACCCCCCCTGCCGTTAATTCGGCGTCACCAACATGGCCACCGATGGCTAGAATCGTTAACTTTTGCTCGCTCATTCACACAAACTCCCTTCTCATGACAGAAAATTGTTTGACGGTTGTAAAGCCTGCCTTCTCATAGATGCGGATAGCCGGATTCGAACTGCCCGTATAAAGCGACATGTATTCGGTCCCGATTGAACGAAAAGCTTCACACAGCTTAAAGAAAAGGATGCTGCCCAGACCGTGTCCCTCATGCTCGGGAATGACACCGATTCCGGCGAAATAGCCCCGGCCGTTGTCTTGACGAATGACCGGACCTGCAAATCCGATTACCTTGCCTTTATATGCAGCAATCACCACTGGCACACCCTCTGCCGTGCTTTGCCCGATTTCCCTCTGCCATAAAAGATTATTAAATCCATTCAGCATTTCATCCACGCCGTCATGCTTTTTCGGGTCGAACAATTCCACCGTGTAGCCATCGACTGCCGCCTTGCTTTCCTTGGCTCTGATATCCCCTGGTATGGTGAAACTGTCCAGCTTCAAATACATGGCGCACTCTTTAGCGCGTTCCACATACCCTGCCTGCAGCAAAAACGTATACAATTTACTTTCAATCGGCACGCCAGGCGCATTGTTATGCTCATGCTTCGGTGTCCCCGGTATATACCACGGCAATAACATCGGATTAAAAAATAAGACATCACCTTGTTTTTTTCCCAACTGCTGAAAGCGGCGCTCCAAAGCATCTAGCATGCCTTGATAATTCTCATCTGTTTGGAAATCATCGGCTAAAACAATGCAGGTGATGTATCCCGCCACTTCCCCAAGCGGCAGATCATCCCCTGTGCAGCCGCAGGCAAAGCCTTTGACTTCATTTTGTTCCAGTAACACAAAAGCATTTTGACTATCAAAATAAGTGTTGGCCGTGAAGATAAGCTCAAAGGTTTGTTCGGTAAGCTCCTTGTAGCCTTCTTTCACGGCTTCTTCATTCCATAAGTCAATAACCGCCTGACGATATTGTTGATCCCATGACACAATCATGCTGAAGTAATACCTCCCCCATGCGCGGTTAGTACTAGCCCTTCACCGCTCCAACCGTTACACCTTCTAAGAAGTACTTTTGCAAGCTGAAGAAAAGAATAAACATCGGCAGTGCAGAGATCGTAGCACCCGCCATCATCGGCGCGATAAACGTCGTATTGGCGAAGCGGAAGTTTTTCAATCCCACTTGAATCGTCTGCATATCCATCGTATTGGTGACAAGAAGCGGCCAGAAGAATGTGTTCCAGCTGTCCATAAACGTTAGAATCGCCATGACGGCAAGCACGGTTTTGGACAAAGGCAGAATGATTCTCCAATAGATCGTGAACTGACTGCACCCTTCGATCTTGGCGCTTTCCATAATCTCATTCGGGATGCTGCTCATAAACTGTTTAGCCAGAAAAATATTATATACAGTAACAATACCCGGCATAATTAACGCGCTGTACGTATTTTGCAGCTCGAACACGTTAACAACCAGAATATACAAAGGTACTTGCGTAACTTGGTAAGGAATCATCATGGAGACAAGCAGTACGGCAAACAGCACGCCTCTCCCTTTAAAACGAAGTTTAGAAAATGCATAACCAGCCATGCTCGCAAAAATAACATTGGACACCATCACGGTGGTCGCGACGATCAGTGAGTTCAAAATCCAACGATACGAATACTCACTGTAATCAAAGAAAAATTTAAAGGAAGCGAATGTAAATTTGCTAGGTAAAATGGAATAGCTCACCGCTCCGGCCTCAACCGGATCAGCAAAGGATGAAATGACCATGAAATAAATCGGAAATATCGTCGCCAAAGCAAAAAGTAGAAGGAATATAAAAATGATTGAATTTCGAATGGTTTTTACTCTAGGTTTTCCTGCATGATTGCTGTATAAAGCCATTTTTTATACCCCTCTCTTAATACTCGACGTCTTTTCCTGCATATTTGAACTGTATAACCGAAATTCCCGCGATAATAACAGCTAGAATCAGCGATTGCGCCGCAGCTTTACCGAATTCAAAATAAGTAAATGCATTATTGAAAATCAGTAGACCAACCATCGTAGTGGCATTGTTCGGACCGCCGCCAGTCATCAAGTAAGCGTTCTGGAACACTTGGAAAGAACCGATAACACCCGTCACCAAAAGAAATAACGTAGCTGGTTTCAAAGAAGGAACAACGATGTGCCACAGCTTTTGAAAAAAGTTCGCTCCGTCCATTTCAGCTGCCTCGTAATACGTATCATCAATGCCGAGTAGACCGGCCAGGTAGATGATAATGCTTGTGCCATGACTGGACAACCAGGACATCAGAACCAATGAAAACATCGCCGTTTTGCTTGAGCCGAGCCAGTTCTGATTGGTAATGCCAAAGAAATGAATGAACTGATTTAAAATTCCGCCTTCCATTGGATCGAAGATCCAAAGCCATACGACGGATAAAGCAACACCTGAAGCAACAACAGGTAAGTAATAGACTCCTTTGAAAAAGCCCTGCGTTTTTTTCCTAAGCGGCAGAATCATAATCGCAATCACCATGGACAATAACAAGTTGACAGGTACTGTCAAAAGCGTATAGACGACGGTATTGCGCATTGCTTGCCAAAATAAAGCATCCTTCACCGTAGAGACATAATTGTCGAACCCAACATACGTGGAACCAAGAGGTTTATATTCTTGGAGACTAATGATAAATGCACTTACGACCGGATACGCCGTGAACATCGCAAAAACAACTAAAGCGACGGCAATGAATGCATATCCTGGGGCACCTTCTCCTTTGATTCCTTTTCTTTTTATCGGTTTAGCGATATTCGTTGCCATACTGTCTAACCCCCAAACCCCGTTTCAAAAAACTCGGATTAAAATAGTTCGGATAGCCGTGTAACAAGCATCACGACTATCCGAGGTTTACAACTTATGATTAATCTTTCACAACGCCGTCTGCGCCAAATGCGGCAATCGCAGCGGTTTTCACAGCTTCATACATCGCTTCAGGAGTAATTTCACCTGCGATCAAACCTTGGAACTTAGGCACGATAACTTCAGTTTCCAATTTAATCGCTTTAGCACCCAGTTCTGTCGGGATATCCGAACGAGCCGGTGTTGCATTTTTCAGCATGTAGTCAACAGCAGCGATGTTCTCAGGGCTTCTGTCAATTTTCATGCTTTCAGCCGCTTTTTTACCGCTTTGCGTAATGTGAGCAGAGAACAGATCACTGTTTGTTGCTGCAGCATTTTTACCGCTAGCTAAGAAGTAAGCAGCTTTTACGACATTCGCTTTGTGCTCAGCCGTAGGTTCCTTTTTACCGCGGAACGTCATGTAACCGTCAACGACAGTAGCGAATGATGGTTTTGCTCCTTGGAAAGTAGGGGCCGGCAATACCACATAATCAACCGGGATGGAATCTTTTACAGCACTTGCATCAGCTGCTTTAAGCTTTGCGTTATTGGTTTTAGCGGAATTCTCAAATACGGCTAGACCTTTACCTGTGATCATCGTTTGGCCTGTCAGGAACATGTTCCAACGCTTACCAGCATCTACAGAGCTAAGCTCTTTCGGCATGGAGCCGTCATCGATCAACGCACGAAGATCTTTCAGAAGACCTAGGTAATTTTTGCTAGTGTACGCATATTTCAAATCTTTATTAAACGCATGAGGCATGCCCGCATTTTTAGCCATGATACCCAAGTAGTCAACGGCTGCAACGCCTTTAACAGCGAACACGAAACCATAGCGTGTTTTGCCGTTTTCAGTTACGAGGCCTTTTTTGATTGCTTGACGGAATTCATCATATGTCCAGCCGCTCGTTTGTACTTTCTTCCAATCGATGCCGGCCTTTTCCAGGTACGCTTTGTTGCCGCCAAGTGCATGAACTTCCATGTACGCCGGGAAGCCGTAAAGTCCTTTGCCGTTCTTCATGTATTCAAGCGGAGCTTTCTCATAATCGTTAATCATCTCAGGAGTAGCTGAATCCGTGATGTCCATGAGCAAACCTTGCTGCAGATACTTAGGGATGCCATCAGAGCCTCCGAAAGCAATATCTGGCGGGCTGCCCGCATTCACTTGCGTATCCAATTTCTGCTTCATATCTTCCCAGCTTGCCGGTTCGATTTTCAAAGTCAGATTCGGATACAATGCCGTAAAGTCTTTGGACATTTGTTCGAAAGTCTTTTGGTAGTTTGGTGAAACTGGCGGCAGCAAAGCTGTAATGGTGTCTTTAGCTGTTGAGGCGCCGGCAGTAGCCGCTGGAGCAGGCGTGCCTGCTGGTGTAGTTGTTGCTTTCGTGCCGGAAGTACCACCACAAGCTGTTAAAGCCATGGTTAAAGCTACAACAGATGCTAATACGGGCATTTTTCTTTTCATGAAAATAGACCTCCATTATAGGGATCTTTGAGCGTTGCTCAAAGTCTCTCCTTTTTATATTAAGTATCTCAAACAACTTTGCTAAAAGTACGTATGGCTGTTTTCAAACGGCCGTCACATTGATTCAATGCTCGTTCTGCCTCCGCTGCATCCAAACCGGTTTTTATCATCATAATCGCTAATTTGCAATTCATGGAAGCGCTTTCCAGATGGGCAATAGCGCTCTTTTCATCTACCCCTGTTGCTGCTCTAATGATACGAACAGAACGATCATACAATTTGATATTGCTTGCCTTCATGTCTACCATAAGGTTGTTATACGTCTTTCCAAGCTTCACCATCGTACAGGTCGTCAGCATGTTAAGAACCAGCTTCTGTGCTGTCCCCGCTTTCAATCGGGTAGATCCCATTATCGCTTCCGGCCCAACCACTGGCGCAATACATACATCACAGACAGGCTCTAGTTTCGAATTTTTGTTATTCACTACGCCGATCGTTGCTGCACCAATTTCCTTTGCTCTTTTCAAACTGGCAATGACGAATTGTGCGCTTCCACTGGCCGTAATTCCGATAACGGCATCCTTATCTGTCACACCGCACCGTTCTATGAGTGCGATCCCCTCCTCCGCGTTGTCCTCAAAACCTTCAACTGCAATTCTTAGCGCCCCATCGCCGCCGGCGATATGACCTTGCACCAGCATGGGGTCAATACCAAAAGTAGGAGGACATTCAGAAGCGTCGAGCACACCGAGTCTGCCAGAAGATCCAGCCCCTACGTAGAACATTCTGCCACCGTTTTTAAGAACATGATGTAAAATATCAACCGCTTTCATAATTTGCGGTATTTCTGCTCCCACTGCAGCGGGAACTTCAGCATCCTGCTCATTCATTAAACGCAGCATTTGTTCCGTTGTACATTCATCCATAATCAGTGTTTTCTCGTTAATCTCTTCCGTAGTCAACCTCGACAGATACTCATCCATAGCCATCCTCCTATCCTGTTTGTTTCAATTTCTAATTTCATACTAGCGAAAAATTTCATGATGGTCAATAGTTTTTGAAATTTTATTTCTTTTCACAATAAACTTTTGATTTTTTATTTTATTTTACAACAAAAAAAGACAACGACCTTTTATCTGGCTAAGGCGTTGTCTTTGACTTTTTATTTGCGATGTTTACTGCTGGCGATAATATCGTGCGTTTTAGCTAAATATTTCTTCACTTTCTTGTATTCCGCACTGGCTACACCAGCAAAAAGAATATCAATTACCGTCAGCATGGCAATTCGCGATCCCATGGCACCGCTTCTGATAGTTACCTCTGGTGTAGAGATGCTCAAGACAATATTCGCCTTATCTGCTAACTCGCTTTTATTATATTTGGTAATGGCAATAATGCATGCGCCATTCTTTTTGGCTATTTCGAGTGAATCGAGAATTTCCGTCGTACTGCCGGAATTCGATATAAAGATGGCCACATCACTTTTGTCCAGCAGTGTAGCTGCCGTGAGTTGGCTGTGCCCGTCCGTGTAGGTATGGCACATCTTGTTAATCCGTGAAAATTTCTGCTCCGCATCGATACCGACCAGACCGGAAGCACCGATTCCGAAAAATGCAATACGGTTGCTTTCACGCAGGACTTTTACAGCACGGGCTATTTCATTTTTATCAATAACACTGAGCGTGTCCTCAATAGATTTACTATTATTGCGAGAAATATTAGAGATAATGACGGATAGATCATCCCCTGGTTGTATATCGGTGTACTGGTTCTTCTCATCATCATCCATAGATCCAATTGAAGCTGAGATGCTTACAATAAAGTTCCGGTAACCTTTATACCCCATCGTTTTACAGAAACGAAGAACGGATGCGTCACTGGTCTTCGTCAGCCCGGCAAGGTTCTTAATCGAAAGATGCGGGATTTCCTCTAAGTTCTCCAAAATGTACTCGGCTACCAACTTCTCAACAGGAGTTAGGCTGTCTTTCATATCACGAATCTTTATTAAAATATTATCATTAATTGACATATATATTCCCTGTTCACCCTATTTTCTCTGAGCTAAAATTTTAATCTCATCATACGTATATTTGCTCAAAAAAACAAGATTAATATCTAAAATAATATACAATTTTGAGTAGTAAGGTAAGAAATTTATTTTCAATATAAATCTCTAAAAGCAAAATTAAATTCCAATTTATATTGCAGCGTTTCTGAAGGCGATGCTATAATAGCAGCGAGATTGAGCTGAATTAGGAAGGGTGAATACATGGATGACTAAAAAATTGAAAATAGCGATTATTGGATCAGGAAGCACCTACACCCCAGAATTGATTGAAGGAATGATTAAGCGAAAAGACGTATTACCAATAGATGAACTAGTACTCATGGATATTGATGCAAGAAAGCTCGAAATTGTAGGCAAACTCTGTGAACGCATGATAGAGGCAGCGAGTATTCCTTGTCGAGTTATCTTAACCGAAAACTTGGATGAAGCGCTGCGGGATGCGGATTTTGTGTTATCACAAATTCGTGTGGGTAAGCTGCCTGCCCGCGTACTCGACGAGACCATTCCTCTCAAATACGATTTAATCGGGCAAGAAACCTGCGGAATCGGTGGATTTTTCAAAGCCATGCGCACCATTCCCGTTATGCTTCATATTGCCAACCGTATGCAAGAACTGTGTCCGGATGCTTGGCTCATCAATTTCTCCAATCCAGCTGGCATCATTACAGAAGCTATGCTTAATCATTCCAAGGTGAAAATGCTAGGTCTGTGTAATGTCCCTTTCAACATGTTCAAGAGCATTCGTGAAACCTTGCAATTAGACCATGCTAACTTCACCTATGTTGGACTTAACCATTTAAGCTGGATTACATCTATTGAACAAGATGGTAAGGATTATGTGAAAACGGCACTTGATATGGGACTTAACAGTGAAGCGATGAAGAATATTCCTTCAAGCGGATTCAGTAAAGAGGTCGTTCAGATGGTGGGAGCCATACCTTCTTCTTATTTGGAATATTATTACTTCAAAGAGAAGAAGCTAAAATTGCTGAAAGAAAGCGAATTAACACGAGGCGAGAAATGTATACAGATCGAAGAGGAGCTGCTAAACATCTACTTGGATTCCGAGCTGCATTCAAAGCCGGAACTGCTTTCTACTCGCGGCGGTGCCAATTATTCGGAAGTGGCCATCAGTTTAGTCGATGCCATCTATAACGACAAACAAGAGGTACACGTTGTCAACCTTCTTAACAACGGAGCATTAGATTTCATGGAAGACTCCGATGCGGTTGAAGTTTGTGCTGTTATTGGTAAAAATGGCGCCACACCGATCAAAGTGAAAGATTTCAATAATCAACATATCATTGATTATATGCGTATGGTCAAAGCCTATGAGCGTGAAACCGTGGCAGCTGCAGTGAACGGCAGCGAAGATGCCGCCATGCGTGCCCTTTTAATGAATCCATTGGTCGGTGACTACGATGCCGCACATCACTGCTTCAATGAGTTGAAGGAAGCCCATAGCGACTACCTCCCGCAGTTTTTCGCTAAAGAGAAGTAGTCATGATTGATAAAAACTACATTATCGGGGTCGACGGCGGAAATAGTAAAACGGACTACTTTCTATTTGATATCCAAGGGAACTTTATAGACCATATTCACACAGGTACATGCAGTCACGAGCAGTTCCCCGACGCATACTTGAGCTCATTCAGAATCATGAATGAAAATATTCAGCATTTGCTGACGCGTAATCAGTTAACCATGGATCATATTGCAGCCGGTGCCTTCGGATTAGCTGGTGCGGACATTCCATCCCAGAAGGAAAATTTATGCCACGTCATTGAGCGTATCGGCTTTACACACTATGCCATGGACAACGACTCATTCCTGGGTGTTAAAGCTGGCAGTGAAAAGGGCTTCGGCATTTGCTCCATTAATGGCTCGGGCTCCTCTACTGGCGGTATTTCTCCAAGTGGAAAGCGCCTTCAAGTAGGCGGTGTTGGCAGCGAGCTATCTGGTGATGAAGCTGGGGGGTTCTTTCTAGCCAGAAAAGTACTTCGGGCGGTATATGACTTTTACTACCGTATGGGGCCGGAAACCGGGATGACTGAACCCGTCATAAAGCTGCTGCAAATACCCGGTAAAGAACTGTTCATTGAATACGCCTTGAACGGCATTCAGAAGCGAACAAGTCCCACCACCAAGCTGGTGCAAATCCTGTTCTCCGCGGCAGATAACGGGGATTCCGTAGCTATGAATATTCTTGATAATACGGCCAAACAACTGGCCAACTCCACGGTCGGCTGTATGCACAATCTGGATTTTGACCATGAAGTCGATATCATTCTGGCAGGC is drawn from Paenibacillus sp. V4I7 and contains these coding sequences:
- the murQ gene encoding N-acetylmuramic acid 6-phosphate etherase — encoded protein: MDEYLSRLTTEEINEKTLIMDECTTEQMLRLMNEQDAEVPAAVGAEIPQIMKAVDILHHVLKNGGRMFYVGAGSSGRLGVLDASECPPTFGIDPMLVQGHIAGGDGALRIAVEGFEDNAEEGIALIERCGVTDKDAVIGITASGSAQFVIASLKRAKEIGAATIGVVNNKNSKLEPVCDVCIAPVVGPEAIMGSTRLKAGTAQKLVLNMLTTCTMVKLGKTYNNLMVDMKASNIKLYDRSVRIIRAATGVDEKSAIAHLESASMNCKLAIMMIKTGLDAAEAERALNQCDGRLKTAIRTFSKVV
- a CDS encoding BadF/BadG/BcrA/BcrD ATPase family protein, producing the protein MIDKNYIIGVDGGNSKTDYFLFDIQGNFIDHIHTGTCSHEQFPDAYLSSFRIMNENIQHLLTRNQLTMDHIAAGAFGLAGADIPSQKENLCHVIERIGFTHYAMDNDSFLGVKAGSEKGFGICSINGSGSSTGGISPSGKRLQVGGVGSELSGDEAGGFFLARKVLRAVYDFYYRMGPETGMTEPVIKLLQIPGKELFIEYALNGIQKRTSPTTKLVQILFSAADNGDSVAMNILDNTAKQLANSTVGCMHNLDFDHEVDIILAGSVWVKAESPLLLQNFKNHIANLTNHSCHYILLKVPPATGAVLWALELAYGHPVNLDTRLKVIEAVEQLERQ
- a CDS encoding MurR/RpiR family transcriptional regulator; the encoded protein is MSINDNILIKIRDMKDSLTPVEKLVAEYILENLEEIPHLSIKNLAGLTKTSDASVLRFCKTMGYKGYRNFIVSISASIGSMDDDEKNQYTDIQPGDDLSVIISNISRNNSKSIEDTLSVIDKNEIARAVKVLRESNRIAFFGIGASGLVGIDAEQKFSRINKMCHTYTDGHSQLTAATLLDKSDVAIFISNSGSTTEILDSLEIAKKNGACIIAITKYNKSELADKANIVLSISTPEVTIRSGAMGSRIAMLTVIDILFAGVASAEYKKVKKYLAKTHDIIASSKHRK
- a CDS encoding 6-phospho-beta-glucosidase: MTKKLKIAIIGSGSTYTPELIEGMIKRKDVLPIDELVLMDIDARKLEIVGKLCERMIEAASIPCRVILTENLDEALRDADFVLSQIRVGKLPARVLDETIPLKYDLIGQETCGIGGFFKAMRTIPVMLHIANRMQELCPDAWLINFSNPAGIITEAMLNHSKVKMLGLCNVPFNMFKSIRETLQLDHANFTYVGLNHLSWITSIEQDGKDYVKTALDMGLNSEAMKNIPSSGFSKEVVQMVGAIPSSYLEYYYFKEKKLKLLKESELTRGEKCIQIEEELLNIYLDSELHSKPELLSTRGGANYSEVAISLVDAIYNDKQEVHVVNLLNNGALDFMEDSDAVEVCAVIGKNGATPIKVKDFNNQHIIDYMRMVKAYERETVAAAVNGSEDAAMRALLMNPLVGDYDAAHHCFNELKEAHSDYLPQFFAKEK